A part of Rickettsiales bacterium genomic DNA contains:
- a CDS encoding UPF0262 family protein → MTESIIEVTLDEATIRYRNPEIKHEREMAITDLLHQNSFKPHELKGKGPYKLHLSSVDQRLFMSVKSNADEGEGQTIILSMRSFRKLIKDYFMMWEAYSDGISTHTPEKIQALDMGRRAVHNEGAEMLISSLESQVEVCLDTARRIFTLICILHLK, encoded by the coding sequence ATGACTGAGTCGATTATTGAGGTGACGTTGGATGAAGCGACGATCCGCTATCGCAACCCCGAGATTAAACATGAACGTGAGATGGCGATCACGGATTTGCTGCATCAAAATAGCTTCAAACCGCATGAGCTAAAAGGCAAAGGGCCTTATAAGCTGCATCTTTCGTCGGTCGATCAACGGCTCTTTATGAGCGTGAAATCGAATGCAGATGAAGGAGAGGGGCAAACGATTATCCTCTCTATGCGTTCGTTTCGCAAACTTATTAAAGATTATTTTATGATGTGGGAGGCCTATAGCGATGGTATTTCGACTCATACGCCTGAGAAAATTCAGGCGCTCGATATGGGGCGTAGAGCCGTGCATAATGAGGGGGCAGAGATGCTGATTAGCAGCTTGGAGAGCCAAGTTGAGGTGTGTTTGGACACCGCACGTCGTATTTTTACTCTTATTTGTATTCTGCATTTAAAATAA
- a CDS encoding Maf family protein: MSEFLILASASPRRLELLRQVGIEPDEIIPAEIDEAPLKGERPVTYVARMAKEKCAAIQREGATVLAADTVVACGSRILGKPENETQAREFLKLLSGRRHRVYTAICVNGRCKTVLTHVKFKRLSEQEVTDYIASNEWQGKAGGYAIQGRGAAFVPWINGSYSAVVGLPLSETLSLLTSS, from the coding sequence ATGTCAGAATTCTTAATTTTAGCATCCGCTAGTCCGCGTCGGTTGGAGTTGCTCCGACAGGTAGGGATTGAGCCAGATGAAATTATTCCCGCCGAAATTGATGAAGCGCCGCTCAAAGGTGAGCGCCCTGTCACCTATGTTGCGCGCATGGCGAAAGAGAAATGCGCCGCAATTCAACGTGAGGGCGCGACCGTTCTGGCGGCTGATACCGTAGTTGCCTGCGGAAGCCGTATTTTAGGTAAGCCCGAAAATGAAACCCAAGCACGCGAGTTTCTAAAGCTGCTCTCCGGTCGCAGACACCGTGTCTATACTGCTATCTGTGTGAATGGCCGTTGCAAAACGGTACTGACTCACGTCAAGTTCAAGCGCCTATCGGAACAAGAAGTTACGGACTATATCGCCTCGAATGAATGGCAAGGAAAAGCCGGTGGCTACGCCATTCAAGGCCGCGGCGCCGCCTTTGTGCCGTGGATCAACGGATCCTATAGCGCTGTGGTCGGATTGCCGCTAAGTGAGACGCTTTCGCTATTAACGAGTTCTTAG
- the infA gene encoding translation initiation factor IF-1, protein MAKEELLEFEGTVEEVLPNTMFRVVLENGHEVLAHSSGKMRKNRIRVLAGDRVTVEMTPYDLSKGRITFRHK, encoded by the coding sequence ATGGCTAAAGAAGAACTACTCGAATTTGAAGGAACGGTGGAAGAAGTTCTACCCAATACGATGTTTCGTGTGGTGCTCGAAAATGGGCATGAAGTATTAGCGCATAGCTCAGGCAAGATGCGTAAGAACCGTATCCGTGTACTTGCAGGCGATAGAGTGACGGTCGAAATGACACCTTACGATCTTTCCAAAGGCCGCATCACCTTCCGTCACAAGTAG
- a CDS encoding ATP-binding protein, which translates to MSRPTLSLKTLFRTLVILSIPVLVVFLVLLLNDEIGLVHFLLGYGFVLLLSGIMVQPILSNLAALTDYVRDLSQDKKTKAPDLGVLNISSDLSSALVQLQRNWQEKKQQMESVITEREILVDTLPDMLIMTDEELRIVRTNRSARLMFGQNLAGKHLSDIFESDVLINAVITVVESLKGREVDFHIAEPEPKDIHAIIERFPIASKGGMAVIITLNDITQLKRIQKMRADFVANASHEIRTPLTSIAGLIELLQGPAKDDMEAHPKFLGMMAEQSERMKNLITDLLSLSKIEMNAHTVPVSAVEISRVIRHERDHFEWAAKQKNITIEVDVAENLPKIRGEENELKQVLHNLIGNAIKYGNDGSEVLVTARVTSDLPRDPHFVQTKRAMQITVRDEGEGISKEHLPRLTERFYRVDSARTRKVGGTGLGLAIVKHILQRHRAVMKVESVVGEGSSFHVYIPLSE; encoded by the coding sequence ATGTCCCGTCCGACTTTGTCCTTGAAAACTTTGTTCCGCACGCTGGTGATCCTTTCGATTCCGGTGTTGGTGGTGTTTTTGGTTTTGTTGCTCAATGACGAGATTGGTTTGGTGCATTTTCTATTGGGCTATGGCTTTGTGCTTTTGCTGTCAGGGATTATGGTGCAGCCGATTTTGAGTAATCTGGCGGCGCTGACCGATTATGTGCGCGATTTGAGCCAAGATAAGAAAACCAAAGCGCCGGATTTGGGCGTGTTGAATATCTCCAGCGATTTATCATCTGCGCTTGTACAGCTACAGCGTAATTGGCAGGAAAAGAAGCAGCAGATGGAATCGGTGATTACCGAGCGTGAGATTCTGGTCGATACGCTGCCGGATATGCTGATTATGACGGATGAGGAGCTGCGCATTGTGCGTACGAATCGTTCGGCGCGCTTGATGTTCGGGCAGAATTTAGCAGGCAAGCACCTGAGTGATATTTTTGAAAGCGATGTGCTAATCAACGCGGTCATTACCGTGGTGGAGAGCCTTAAAGGGCGCGAGGTAGATTTCCATATCGCCGAGCCTGAGCCGAAAGATATTCATGCTATTATCGAACGTTTCCCGATTGCGTCCAAGGGCGGGATGGCGGTAATTATCACGCTCAATGATATTACGCAGCTTAAGCGAATTCAGAAAATGCGCGCCGATTTTGTTGCCAATGCGAGTCACGAAATTCGAACGCCTCTCACGTCAATCGCTGGGTTGATCGAGCTTCTGCAAGGGCCTGCGAAAGATGATATGGAGGCGCATCCGAAATTCTTAGGCATGATGGCAGAGCAGTCGGAGCGGATGAAGAACCTGATTACCGATCTCTTGAGTCTCTCCAAAATTGAGATGAATGCGCATACGGTGCCGGTAAGCGCGGTCGAAATTAGTCGTGTGATTAGGCATGAGAGAGACCATTTTGAATGGGCGGCCAAGCAGAAAAATATCACGATTGAAGTGGATGTGGCGGAAAACCTTCCCAAGATTCGCGGTGAAGAAAATGAATTGAAACAGGTGCTGCATAACCTGATCGGAAACGCGATTAAATATGGTAATGACGGTAGTGAAGTGTTGGTGACAGCCCGTGTGACCTCTGACTTGCCGCGTGATCCGCATTTCGTGCAAACCAAGCGCGCGATGCAAATTACCGTGCGTGATGAAGGCGAGGGGATCTCCAAAGAGCACCTGCCACGCCTAACTGAGCGTTTTTATCGTGTGGATTCTGCGCGTACCCGAAAAGTCGGCGGAACGGGGCTTGGCCTTGCGATTGTAAAACATATCCTCCAGCGTCACCGCGCGGTGATGAAGGTGGAATCCGTTGTCGGCGAAGGCAGTAGCTTCCACGTCTATATTCCGTTGAGTGAGTAA